From the genome of Effusibacillus lacus:
CTTTGACAGGATTGCAGTCAAATATTTGCCACGATATATTTCGTGGTTTCGCTTCCTGCAAAAGACGCGTTATAACGGGACTTTGCCCTCAATGATTGAAATGCTTGTAATCGCAAGTTCCGTTCCAATACATCAAACCTACCGTTCATTACGCCAAGCTACATAGGTACAGGATTGCTAACTGTGACATCCTCCCTCCATTGAAATGGAGAACGTTCTGGCCGGATCATCGTAAAAACGGGAAAGTCATTACAACTCTTGACTGTATATACGGTGAAGTCATGGCAACTCTATAGAAGTCTGTCCGACGGATAAAAAATTTCGTATATTTATCCGTCGACTATGATTTATGCAAGGTTTATACAATTACGGCGAATAAATATCCGCAAAAATGCTTCATCGGACAGACTCTTATAAATAGTTACGTGTCCCGGTAAAGTTTTTTCCGGCTTTATGATCACCCACAATTTTGCTTAACAAAACGGAGACTTTTTGGAGGCCACCCCGCAAAGTCTGTTGGATCGCCCACAAATTTGCTTAACAAAAGGGTGGTTTCTGAGGATCACTGATCATATTGGGGGGTGAACCGTGGATTTGAGCAAAACGTGAGGTCAGGGGAAGTGCAGGGGAGTGCAGGGGAAGCCACACTGCTTCCCCGTTACACTGTGCCGATTTTCTGGAAATCAGGACGGATGACTGGCATTCCCGGCACCCAATTGGCGGGTACGCCCGTACGCCGAGACCGGTTTGCCGGCCGTATTGCAGTCCTTGCAGGATGCGCAGGGTCTCCGGGCCGCTCCGTCCGACCTCCCCAGGATATACCAGCTTAGCGACAATGATCCCTTTGGAGTCGATGTAAACAGTTGCTCGATGGGAGGCCCCCGTTTTCGGATCCAAAACCCGGTAATCCCGGCTGATCTGCTGGGTTCTGTCACTGACCAGCGGATACTGGATCTTGCGGGCTGAGGGGGAGATGTCGGTATTCGATTTCCCGATCTTGAGTAAGCGCTGGGGCTGTAAAGCCGGGAGCCAAATCGTCCCGTCCCGCACAAAACGGCATTGAATTCATGGGCGTACCTCCTGGGCATATGTTTCAGCACACCATATGCGGGGTACCTGTCATGTGAGACATTCGGCCATGCCTATTTTTGAGGGGATATAGAAATCTATGGGAACTTCTTCTTGAATTGGTCCATCGTCATGGAACTGGGTATGTAGATTCGCAGCAGGGTGTACACGCCCTGGGAAAGCTCCGCAACACCTTCGTCCATCGCAACGGCAAATTTGTATCCTGCTTCTTTTACATAAGCCAGCGCCTGCTCGTTGTACGCCCCGTATGGATAACAAAAGGAAGTGACCGGAGTGCCCGTCAATTTTTCCAGTTCATATTTGGACTGGACTATTTCCGCACGAAGCCTGTCGTTGTCTTTGTGCTCCGTCAGCCGTACATGGGTCAGGGCGTGGGAACCGAATTCGACGAAACCGCTTTCATGCATCTCTTTAATCATCTGAGCCGTCAGATTGGTCTCCTGATCCAGATGGTCAATGGTCATAAAGACGGTGGCTTTCATGTTCAGTTTCTTCAGAATCGGGAAAGCGGCGGTGTAATTGTCTCTGTATCCGTCGTCCAATGTGATGACGACCGGCTTTGCGGGCAAGGGTTTGCCTGCAGTCCAGTCTTCCAGTTCTTTGAAGGAAAGGGTCTGGTAGCCCGCCTCTTTCAGATGCTGCAGCTGCTGTTCAAACAGCCGGGGCGGGACCCGCAGATCATGCTTTGGAGTTTCGGAGATGGAGTGGTACATCAGGATTGGGATTTTTGCGGCGACTTGTGTGTTCTCTGAGCTTGCTGCAGAACCGGCTGTTCCTGAGGCATTGGCGGCATTATGCTGACTGGGTTCAGTTTCAGCATTATACTGATCGTGTGGAATTCCGGCATTATACTGACCGGGTGGTGTTGCGGCAGCAGGCTGTGGCAGTTCTTGTGCGGGGGGTGCAAATGTCTGGTTTGCAGCAGGGGTGCAGGCAGTGATGGTCAGAAGTACCCCGCAGAAGAGGAAAGTCCATAATGCTTTCAAAAGAGACCACCTCACGGAAACAATGCTATTTCAGGAATTTCACTGCGAATTCGCCGCTTTTTTCCGCTTCCCGGCGCAAAAGGTTCAACGGCTCCGCCATTTGCAGTTTGATCTTGTCCAGGTTTTGCTCCACCTTCTCGATCTGTTGGTTCAACCCCTCGACGGTGACACTGGTAACCCGTTCTCCTTGTGGCAACCCCAGCCGGTGAACGAACCGGTCAATTTTCGGATCGTAGGACAGCGGCACAAAGGGAATACCATACAGGGCAGCGAGAATCAGGGAATGCAAACGCATCCCCACGATCATCTGCATATTTGCAATGATGCTGGATATGTCACGGAACGAGAACTGCCTGTCCAAAAGGACCGCAGGTTCCTGCATAAGGGAGATCACTTCGGCGGATACCCGGACATCTCCCGGATATTGCATGGGGATAAACACTACCTGCCAGCCGCGGCGGGACAATCGGTCACAGGCCTCCGCCAGCACTTTCTTGTAGGGATGACTGGTATTCCAGTTTCGGATGGCAATTCCCGCCACCGGTTTCGAAGCTGTGCCGGTATTACCAAATGTAACGCCAAATTCTTTAAGTATTTCGCGACCGTTTTCTTTTGGGAAAAGGGTCGTATCAATCGACAAGGCCGGGTCGGCCGTAACATGAATGGGCGGTTTGTGAACGCCGATTTTTTTCAAATCGTCGAAAGACTTGTCGTCACGAACTGTTATCAGATCCACTTTGTTGACAATCTGCCGGATCAGTTTTTTGGAAAACGGTCTGTTAACCGGACCAATCCCCTGTGCATAAAACACCACAGGCTTTCCAAACAGCTTGGCCAACGCAACAATGCCAAGATAGTAGATCACGCTTCGGGGACTGCTGACATCCTGCAGCAGGGAACCTCCACCCATGACCAGGAGATCGGAACGCATCAATTCGCGGGTGATCACTGGCAGGCTCCAACGATTATAAGCGGGAATTCCGAACAATTCCCGGGTTCGTTTCGGTTGGTTGGAAAGAACACCAAGTTCGGCGTCGGGACGCAACTTGCGGATAGCCGACATGATGCCGAACAAAACCGTGTCATCTCCCAAATTGTCAAATCCGTAGTAACCGGATATGAGAATTCTCGGCATCAAGTCCCCTCCTTCTGTCCCATCGTGTTCAAGTATATCAATTCAGCCCGAATCTGGAAAGGCAAAACATTCAAGGCAACAAACCGGCTCCCCCTGCAAAGACTAGAAGAAACCAACATTACGGGCAAGATTGTGTTTGCGGATGGGGGTGGATCATGCGGTTTCACAACTTTCTTCTGCTGGCTACCATGGCAGGCCTTCTGGTGACCGGTTCTGTTGCAGGTTCTAAAGGTCTGAACCCTATCGATGGAGAATCGGGGACTGGAAAAAATCCGGCAATCGAAGGCGAGCCAGGGACAGGTTACGGTGTGGACCGGCCAATTGAAAACAGGCCATTGGTACCCAGAAGTCAGACCAGACTCCGCCCAAAATCGTTTCTCATCCTGGGCATTGATACCCGGACCGGCGAATCGTCCCGGTCGGATTCCATCCTGCTGGCCGTTCTCAATCCGGAGCGTCCCACCGTCAATGTAATTCCAATACCGCGCGATACTTATGTACATGTACCGGGCCACGGGCCCACCAAAATCAACCATGCCTTCGCTTATGGCGGCACGCCACTGGTCAAGAGGACGGTGGAAGAATGGCTGCAGACTCCCATTGACCATACGGTGGTGGTGGACTTTAAAGGATTTGAGCAGCTGGTCGATCTGTTGGGCGGCGTTCGGGTGAACGTGGAAAAGAAGATGGATTATGACGATCCGTCAGACGGAACTCACATCCATTTGCGCGCAGGAGATCAAGTGCTGAACGGAAAACAGGCGCTGGACTACTCCCGGTTCCGCCATGATCCGGAAGCCGATACGGGCAGAATCCGCAGGCAGCAGCAGATTGTCCGGGCGTTGATCCATCAAGGCCTGACCTTGGATGCTGTTCCCAAGCTTTTCCCCATTCTGAATATCCTCGGCGATCATGTGAAAACTTCGATTTCCCCGACGGAATTGCTATTGTGGGTACGATCCTTTTACGGGTTCGACCCGGGCAGCATTCATACGGAGACCGTCAAGGGGGTCAACCAGGTAGCCCGCAGCGACGGTTTGTGGTATTTTTTTGTGGAGAAGGACGAACAGGAACGACTGCAACAATTGTTGAATAATTGGCGGGAGTCATGAATATGCCCAAAACCGTTGACAATACTTTTGATATTTTGGGGGTGCCCTTCAGCACCCTTTCTTTTGCGGAGACCATCAATCTGCTTGAAGACTGGATGGGAGGCGCTGTCCCCCGTCAAGTAGTGACGGCAAACCCGGAGATTGTGATGAATGCCCGGGAAGATAAAGAAATGGAGCGGATTCTGCAGCAGGCAGACCTGGTAACGCCGGATGGAATAGGGATCGTGTATGCGGCCAAGATCCTTGGCGGTCCCATAAGGGAACGGGTAACGGGGGCGGACATACTGCCCCCTTTGTTCCGGAAGGCCGACCGGGAGGGCTGGACGGTCTATCTCCTCGGGGCGAGTCCCGAATCAAACCGGTTGGCCCAAGCAAACCTGTCCCGCTTGTATGCCAATCTGAAACTCACCGGCAGAGACGGATTTTTCAGGGAGGAGGAGATTCCTGCCCTTCTGTCGGACATTCGTGCTGCTGCCCCGAAGCTTCTGCTCGTCGGGCTGGGACTTGGCAAACAGGAAAAGTTTATCGCGAAATACTTGCAAGATCTGCAAGTTCCCCTTGCAATCGGGATCGGCGGGTGTATCGATGTCTATGCGGGCACGGTGAAACGGGCGCCTGTCTTGTTCCGGAAGTTGAACATCGAATGGCTTTACCGGCTGCTTAAGCAGCCAAGCCGCTGGCGCAGGCAGTTGGCTCTTCCGAAGTTTGCCCTGACCGTTTTGCTCAAGCGTTTTGGGAAATAGCGGGAGGATTTTGGCAGGCTATGTCGAATACCATCGATAAAGAACCTTAGGAGGACGGCAATTTATGTTTTTGCGTAAACGGGCCGCATTTATCGGTACGATGGTATTGACACTTGGCGCAGGCTTTATGTTGGGGCAGGTGGGGAAAGCAAACACCAATCCGGTTCCGGGATCTGCCGATGATCCGATCGTGACCAAGAGTTATGTGGACAGCAAGCTGGCGGGAATCGGAGCAGGCGCGGGCTCCGGCAGTGCCGCAACCGGCGGTTTCACGGTGCTTGAGATGCAACAGGGGCAGACATTGAAGGCATCGTCTGCGGCAGGCCTGGAAATTATTGTCCGAAGCGGCAGCGTTACGGCGATTCAAGGGCAATTGGGCGGTCTGGCCAACGTAACAACCGGGCAGGACATGTCCGGCGGGGCACAGGTGCCGTTAAACCACCTGATTATCCTGGCCCGCAACGACGGTCGCGGAATCAAGATCAACAGCGCCGGGATCACTTATGTATTGGTACGCGGAGCCTATTCGATACAGTAATTCCCCATAACTCCAGCAATTTGACAGGCTAGCTTTCCGGCTCTGACGCAAACTAGGAATACCGGAATATGATTATTCCGGAAACTGCGTCAGGAGGCGGTTCATGTGGCATTAGGAGCAGGCCGGAAAGGAAACCAACTGGTTCCTGAAGCACACAAGGCGCTGGATGACATGAAGTATGAAATCGCCGCCGAGCTTGGGCTGCCGGTATACCAAGGCAGTGAAGACTATTGGGGACATATCCAAACCCGCGACGCGGGAGCGGTCGGCGGAAAAATGGTGCAGCGACTGGTGGCGTTCTCCCAGAAACAGTTGGCAAGCGAAATTAAATAACCTGTTACAAGGGGGCACTCCGGAGGGAGTGTTCCTTTTATTTGTCTCCTGTTATTTGTTCCCTATGCGGGAGGCGGCGCATATCTTTGCGGCGCATGATAAACGATACGATATGAAGAGATTGACAGGGGGCTGTTTTTAGGATAGTATTGCTAATTGACTTAAATTGTATTCCATCTTCCATAAAAGGGGGGCACCTCCGTGTCAACACGTCGTTATCTGTTTACTTCGGAGTCCGTAACGGAAGGGCATCCGGATAAAATATGCGACCAAATTTCCGATTCGGTACTTGACGCCATTCTGTCCAAAGACCCGAACGCCCGCGTTGCTTGCGAAACTTCCGTAACAACCGGACTTGTTCTGGTTGCAGGCGAAATCACTACCAATACATATGTTGATATTCCAAAAGTCGTTCGGGAAACCATCCGGGAAATCGGGTACACCCGGGCAAAATTTGGTTTTGACGCTGACACCTGCGCAGTGATCACTTCCATCGACGAACAGTCCGCAGATATCGCCATGGGTGTCGATAAGGCACTGGAAGCCCGTGAAGGCAAAATGACCGACGAACAAATTGAGGCAATCGGAGCCGGCGACCAAGGTTTGATGTTTGGCTTTGCCGTAAACGAAACGGAAGAGTTGATGCCCCTGCCGATCTCGCTGGCTCACAAGCTGGCAAGACGTCTGAGCGAAGTGCGCAAGAACGGGACTTTGGAGTATCTCCGCCCAGACGGAAAGACCCAGGTGACCGTAGAGTATGAAGGGAACAAACCGGTGCGGATCGATACCATCGTCATCTCCACCCAGCATTCGGAAGACGTATCCCATGAACAAATTGAAAAGGACATGCATGAACATGTCATCAAACCGGTAGTGCCGGCTGACCTGCTGAATGCAGACACCAAATATTTCATCAACCCGACAGGCCGGTTCGTAATTGGCGGACCGCAAGGGGATGCGGGTCTTACCGGCCGCAAGATCATTGTCGACACCTACGGCGGATACGCTCGCCACGGCGGCGGCGCATTCTCCGGCAAAGATCCGACCAAGGTTGACCGTTCCGCTGCATACGCAGCGCGTTATGTGGCCAAAAACATTGTAGCTGCCGGTCTTGCCGACAAGTGTGAAGTACAGTTGGCCTATGCCATCGGGGTTGCCCGTCCGGTCTCCGTCATGGTTGACACCTTCGGCACAGGCAAAGTGGAAGAGGAAGTGATCGTTCGCCTGGTTCAGGAGAATTTTGACCTGCGTCCGGCAGGCATCATCAAGGAACTGGATCTCCGCCGTCCAATATACCGCCAAACGGCTGCTTACGGTCACTTTGGCCGCACCGACCTGGATCTGCCCTGGGAGCGGACCGACAAAGCGGCGATCCTCAAACAGAAGGCCGGGCTGTAGACCCCCAAAAAGAAAAAATATCCAGCGAAAACTATATATATCACCCTTACCCCATTGCATTGGAGGGCACGGCCTTGGCTGTGCCTTCCATTCGTTTTTCTGTTCCGGTTTTTCGACAATTGTTGATTTTTCATGACAAAAAATAGGGATCGGGTTGCAGGAAATTGGGTCTTGATGAAAGAATTAATAGGTCAAAAGTATCAGGGGAGGTTCGGACTGTGTCCCATCCATTCGACACCCGGATCCTCGACCATGCAATCTCGTCCACATTGCAGGCAATCCACCAGGGGAAGCACCAAATTTTCGAGATTGCCGAAGCTTCCCGCAAGGAGTACCAGACCCTGGAACGGGACGTTGCCGGTGTGCAGGCACAGGTATATGAGACGGCGAAAGAAGTCGACCGGCTGCAAACCGAATTGCTGAAATCCCGTCACCGGTTGGCGCTGGTCAGCAGAAGCTTTGGCATGTATACGGAAGTTCAGATGAAAGAGGCTTACGAAGAGGCACAACAACTGCAGACTGCGCTGCTGGTCGTCCGGGAAAGGGAAAAGCAGCTGCGCCTCAGACGTGACGATTTGTCCCAACGGCTGGTAAAATTAGGGGAATTGGTAACGAAAGCGGAAAGCCTGGTTACACAACTTAGCGTGGCTCTTAATTACCTGTCGGGAGAGCATCAGGACATTGACGCGATTCTCGAATCGGTTGAGGAAAAGCAATATCTCGGTATCCGGGTGATTCAGGCACAAGAGGAAGAACGCCGCCGGTTGGCGCGGGAGATTCATGACGGTCCGGCTCAGATGATGGCAAACGTGGTCTTGCGATCCGAAATTGTGGAGAAAGTTCTGGACCGGGATGTGGACAGAGTTCGTGTGGAGCTGCGCGAACTGAAGCAGATGGTTCGTGACAGTCTGTCGGAAGTCAGACAAATCATCTTTGACCTGCGACCCATGGAACTGGATGATTTGGGACTTGCCCCCACATTAAGACGCTATCTTGCAAAGTTTCAGGAAAAACATGGGATCCAGACCGATTTCATCCTGCTCGGGAAGGAAAAAAGGCTGCAGGGCCCTTTGGAAGTGGCGGTATTCCGTTCGGTGCAAGAAGCGCTTTCCAATATACGCAAGCATGCGGAAGCTACGCTTGCCACAGTGAGGCTTGAGATGAGAGAAACTGAAATTGTTGTCCATATTGCGGATAACGGAAAAGGGTTTGACACAAAGAAAGCAAGGGGCAAGCTGGTTGAGAAAGGGCATTACGGGTTGTTGGGGATTAAAGAGCGGATTCAACTGCTTGGGGGTCGGGTGCAATTCCGTTCAAAGATCGGAGAGGGAACCAAAGTGATCATTACTCTGCCGATATCTCATCAAGGAGGCAAAGCAAATGAGCCCTCAGAATCCGATTAAGATCGTTTTGGCGGACGATCACACGTTATTTCGCCAAGGATTGAGACGAATTTTTGAGCTGGAAGAAGATTTTCAAATTATAGGCGAAGCTACTGACGGCGAACAAGCCGTGGCTTTGGCCGGTACAATGACTCCGAGCGTAATCCTGATGGACATTAACATGCCGGAAAGAAACGGAGTCGAAGCAACAAGGCAGATCAAAGAGATGTACCCGGCAATTAAAGTTCTTATCTTATCCATTCATGACGACGAAGCCTACATCTTCGAAGCAATTCGTGCAGGAGCCAACGGGTATCTCCTGAAAGATGTCGAATCGGAAGTCCTGGTTGACGCGGTCCGACAGGTGGCCGGCGGAACGGCATTTATCCATCCTCAGGTTACAACGAAGCTGATCAATGAATTTAAACGGCTAAGCTACAAGATGGGTGGCGGCAGGGTGTTCCAGGATGAAATCGCAACTGCCGTGGAACAGGACACCTGGCAGGATTTGCTGACGCAAAGGGAAATGGAAATTCTGCGTTTAATGGCGGAAGGAAAAAGCAATCGGAACATTGGGGAAACCCTGTTTATCTCGGAGAAAACGGTGAAAAATCACGTTTCTTCCATACTGGGAAAACTCGGGGTTGATGACCGAACCCAAGCTGTTATTACAGCTGCCCGACGCGGGTGGGTCCGACTCTGACGAACGCCTACATAGGGGCCGGCATATATTGACACCACAAGGGGAGGTGGCAGGTGTGCTGGCCCTTTTGATATGGGCTTTTGCCGTATACGGCTTGATTGTAGGGGTAACCAAACTGGTCCGTTTTTTCTATAGACGTTCCTCGCCAGAGAACCGCCTGACTTTGGTACTGTTGGTGCAGGACGGGGAGAATTACGTGGAGGGACTCCTTCGCACTATCTGCTACAGGGCGTTTCTGTCCAAAAAAGAGATGCGGATTGTGCTGGTGGATACCGGATCCCGGGATACGACCCGGGAAATCATAAGACGCCTGGAAGAAAATGACGCCAGAATCGAACTGGTGGAAAGCAGTCAGGAATTTGATCCGGAGCTGATACGGGCATTGTGGGCAGAAACAGGAACTGAGAGTCCGTTTCTCCTGATCGACCTGCGGGGATATAAAAATAACAGGAAAATAATCCCTTATTTGGCGGTAATTGTCGAATTATAAAGTAATTTCCCGAAAAATAGTCCTACAGTCCTATGTACTATTTTGTCGACATATGTAAAATTTAAGACAAGGAATGAGTCAATCACAAAGGGCAAACCTGATCGAAAGACAGGGACGCAAAGCCATGGGTCTACAGCGAAAGCTATGATCGCCAGGCTGCTGATTGTTCCGGTGAATTGCTCAATCCCACAAAAGGTTTCCTCATTGACCCTTTTGGAATCCCCCTACCCCCCACAACCAAGAGATCCCTCTCCTGAGGGATCTCTTGGTCTGTTTGCCGTTTTTACACATAGTTTACAAAAGCTGCCGGAATTGGGGCGTGTCTTCGGCAGAACCATTAAGGAGTTTAAGGATTCGACCCGCAATCTGCTGCTTGATGACCCCGAACCGGAAAAGAAAGTGTCCTGATCCTGTTGTTCCGACAATTCCCTGCGCTTCTTGAAACATTCCAAGAAGCGCTTTTTGCACTTGTAAGATAAGCGCTAGTATTTGAATTCTTAAGCTAACCTTTATATTTTCTTAATAATTCGATGGTACGTTAAGACTGAGAGGAAGGGAGGAACCACCTGATGCAGAAAATGACCGATTGGGTACGGGGCGGAGACATCACGACATTTTTCTGGGTGAACCATAGTTTGAGATCCTCGCTGCTGGACAAAATAATGCCATGCATCACCCACTTCGGAGGGGCGGTCTGGAGCATTCTGCTGGCACTGGCTTTGCTGCTCTTCGGCAATTCGTTCCTGATGAAGACGGGCGTTCATATGGCTTTGAGTTTGTTGATCAGTCATCTGGTTGTCAGCGTGTGCAAGAAAGTATATCCGCGGCGAAGGCCTTATCAGGCCCTTGAAGATGTATGCACCGGGCGCAAGTTGCTCTGTGACGCGTCATTTCCTTCCGGACACTCGACGGCCGCTTTTTCCATGGCGACCGTGTTGACAATTGCATTTCCCGCTTTTACGGCTGTGTTCTACGGTGTGGCCGTACTCGTGGCTTTATCCCGGGTATATCTCGGTTTGCATTATCCGACTGACATTGCCATCGGTGCAATGCTTGGTACCGTTACCGCATTGGTGATAGCTTAAGGAGGGACCCATGCCGCATTTCGTATTGTTGTCCGAATCGATTGGAGCGGGTCATGACCGGGCTGCCTCCGCGATTGAAGAATCGTTGCTGACATCCTTCCCGGATGCGCGGGTGACGAGACTGAACCTGCTGGATACGTTTCGCCCGCTCACGGCAAAAGTGACTCGCGCCTTGTATCTGGAAACACTGGCCCGGCGGCCGGGCTGGTGGGGGAAATGGTACGAGTGGCAGCGGGAGAAGGAAATGAACGGGTTCAGCCGCCTGATTGTTCACCGTGTGTTGAAAAAAGACGTAGGTTCCTGGTTGAGACGCCTGGCTCCTGATGCGGTTGTCTGCACGCACCCGCTCCCGGCGTGCCTGATCGCGGAAATGAAACGCAAGGGGCTGCAGGTTCCCTTGTGTACAGTCATTACCGATTTTGATATGCACGGATACTGGACACACCAAGGGGTGGATCTCTACTGCGTTCCTGCGCAACCAATCGCAAACGTTCTGCATAAGCGTCTCCGTTATCCCGCAGAAGTCCGGGTGACAGGGATTCCCGTATCCCGTTCGTTTCTGGAAGCGTTATCCGGTTCGGAAACCGCAGAGGGTATCAGACCGGATTCTGAAAACAGAATTCTGATTATGGGCGGAGGCTTGGGAATCGGCGTAACCCCAATGGTCGAGTCGATTGCCGATTCCTGCGGCGCTTGCAAGATCACTGTGGTTTGCGGCCACAATCAGACCCTGCAGGAAGAATTGGAGAGCCGGTACGGACAGAACGGCAACATTACTATATACGGGTACACTAGACAGATTGCCAGGCTGATGGCCCAACATCATGTGCTTGTTACCAAACCGGGCGGCTTGACCGTATCGGAAGCCCTGACCATGAAACTGCCGATGGTGCTGTATACTTCGATACCCGGACAGGAACAGCGAAACGGGGAGCTGATGACCCGGTTGGGAGTGGCTTATTCCGCGGATACACCGGACGAAGCGGCTGATCTGGCTCTTTATCTTGCGGAGAACAAGACGGTTCGGGAAACAATGATCAGACGCATGGAGACCATCCGTCGTCCGAAAGCTGCCGAGGAAATTGCGGAAGCTGTGATGGAGAAAGCGCTGGAACACCGTGGACGGCACTCCCGCCTGCGGATGATCCGGTAAATATGTCAGATATCAAGGGGGGATTGGTTTGCGGATTGCACTGTTTACAGACACGTTTGCGCCTCAAGTTAACGGAGTCACCATGACGCTGAACCGCTTGGTCAACTACTGGGAAAGAAAAGGAATCGAGTTTCTGGTGTTTGCTCCTGACGATGCGGAACGGGTTGAAGATACG
Proteins encoded in this window:
- a CDS encoding WecB/TagA/CpsF family glycosyltransferase is translated as MPKTVDNTFDILGVPFSTLSFAETINLLEDWMGGAVPRQVVTANPEIVMNAREDKEMERILQQADLVTPDGIGIVYAAKILGGPIRERVTGADILPPLFRKADREGWTVYLLGASPESNRLAQANLSRLYANLKLTGRDGFFREEEIPALLSDIRAAAPKLLLVGLGLGKQEKFIAKYLQDLQVPLAIGIGGCIDVYAGTVKRAPVLFRKLNIEWLYRLLKQPSRWRRQLALPKFALTVLLKRFGK
- a CDS encoding sensor histidine kinase; protein product: MSHPFDTRILDHAISSTLQAIHQGKHQIFEIAEASRKEYQTLERDVAGVQAQVYETAKEVDRLQTELLKSRHRLALVSRSFGMYTEVQMKEAYEEAQQLQTALLVVREREKQLRLRRDDLSQRLVKLGELVTKAESLVTQLSVALNYLSGEHQDIDAILESVEEKQYLGIRVIQAQEEERRRLAREIHDGPAQMMANVVLRSEIVEKVLDRDVDRVRVELRELKQMVRDSLSEVRQIIFDLRPMELDDLGLAPTLRRYLAKFQEKHGIQTDFILLGKEKRLQGPLEVAVFRSVQEALSNIRKHAEATLATVRLEMRETEIVVHIADNGKGFDTKKARGKLVEKGHYGLLGIKERIQLLGGRVQFRSKIGEGTKVIITLPISHQGGKANEPSESD
- a CDS encoding twin-arginine translocase TatA/TatE family subunit gives rise to the protein MIARLLIVPVNCSIPQKVSSLTLLESPYPPQPRDPSPEGSLGLFAVFTHSLQKLPELGRVFGRTIKEFKDSTRNLLLDDPEPEKKVS
- the metK gene encoding methionine adenosyltransferase; amino-acid sequence: MSTRRYLFTSESVTEGHPDKICDQISDSVLDAILSKDPNARVACETSVTTGLVLVAGEITTNTYVDIPKVVRETIREIGYTRAKFGFDADTCAVITSIDEQSADIAMGVDKALEAREGKMTDEQIEAIGAGDQGLMFGFAVNETEELMPLPISLAHKLARRLSEVRKNGTLEYLRPDGKTQVTVEYEGNKPVRIDTIVISTQHSEDVSHEQIEKDMHEHVIKPVVPADLLNADTKYFINPTGRFVIGGPQGDAGLTGRKIIVDTYGGYARHGGGAFSGKDPTKVDRSAAYAARYVAKNIVAAGLADKCEVQLAYAIGVARPVSVMVDTFGTGKVEEEVIVRLVQENFDLRPAGIIKELDLRRPIYRQTAAYGHFGRTDLDLPWERTDKAAILKQKAGL
- a CDS encoding response regulator transcription factor encodes the protein MSPQNPIKIVLADDHTLFRQGLRRIFELEEDFQIIGEATDGEQAVALAGTMTPSVILMDINMPERNGVEATRQIKEMYPAIKVLILSIHDDEAYIFEAIRAGANGYLLKDVESEVLVDAVRQVAGGTAFIHPQVTTKLINEFKRLSYKMGGGRVFQDEIATAVEQDTWQDLLTQREMEILRLMAEGKSNRNIGETLFISEKTVKNHVSSILGKLGVDDRTQAVITAARRGWVRL
- a CDS encoding alpha/beta-type small acid-soluble spore protein — translated: MALGAGRKGNQLVPEAHKALDDMKYEIAAELGLPVYQGSEDYWGHIQTRDAGAVGGKMVQRLVAFSQKQLASEIK
- a CDS encoding glycosyltransferase, with the protein product MLALLIWAFAVYGLIVGVTKLVRFFYRRSSPENRLTLVLLVQDGENYVEGLLRTICYRAFLSKKEMRIVLVDTGSRDTTREIIRRLEENDARIELVESSQEFDPELIRALWAETGTESPFLLIDLRGYKNNRKIIPYLAVIVEL
- a CDS encoding LCP family protein, which gives rise to MRFHNFLLLATMAGLLVTGSVAGSKGLNPIDGESGTGKNPAIEGEPGTGYGVDRPIENRPLVPRSQTRLRPKSFLILGIDTRTGESSRSDSILLAVLNPERPTVNVIPIPRDTYVHVPGHGPTKINHAFAYGGTPLVKRTVEEWLQTPIDHTVVVDFKGFEQLVDLLGGVRVNVEKKMDYDDPSDGTHIHLRAGDQVLNGKQALDYSRFRHDPEADTGRIRRQQQIVRALIHQGLTLDAVPKLFPILNILGDHVKTSISPTELLLWVRSFYGFDPGSIHTETVKGVNQVARSDGLWYFFVEKDEQERLQQLLNNWRES
- the csaB gene encoding polysaccharide pyruvyl transferase CsaB; amino-acid sequence: MPRILISGYYGFDNLGDDTVLFGIMSAIRKLRPDAELGVLSNQPKRTRELFGIPAYNRWSLPVITRELMRSDLLVMGGGSLLQDVSSPRSVIYYLGIVALAKLFGKPVVFYAQGIGPVNRPFSKKLIRQIVNKVDLITVRDDKSFDDLKKIGVHKPPIHVTADPALSIDTTLFPKENGREILKEFGVTFGNTGTASKPVAGIAIRNWNTSHPYKKVLAEACDRLSRRGWQVVFIPMQYPGDVRVSAEVISLMQEPAVLLDRQFSFRDISSIIANMQMIVGMRLHSLILAALYGIPFVPLSYDPKIDRFVHRLGLPQGERVTSVTVEGLNQQIEKVEQNLDKIKLQMAEPLNLLRREAEKSGEFAVKFLK
- a CDS encoding polysaccharide deacetylase family protein; translation: MKALWTFLFCGVLLTITACTPAANQTFAPPAQELPQPAAATPPGQYNAGIPHDQYNAETEPSQHNAANASGTAGSAASSENTQVAAKIPILMYHSISETPKHDLRVPPRLFEQQLQHLKEAGYQTLSFKELEDWTAGKPLPAKPVVITLDDGYRDNYTAAFPILKKLNMKATVFMTIDHLDQETNLTAQMIKEMHESGFVEFGSHALTHVRLTEHKDNDRLRAEIVQSKYELEKLTGTPVTSFCYPYGAYNEQALAYVKEAGYKFAVAMDEGVAELSQGVYTLLRIYIPSSMTMDQFKKKFP
- a CDS encoding phosphatase PAP2 family protein, with protein sequence MQKMTDWVRGGDITTFFWVNHSLRSSLLDKIMPCITHFGGAVWSILLALALLLFGNSFLMKTGVHMALSLLISHLVVSVCKKVYPRRRPYQALEDVCTGRKLLCDASFPSGHSTAAFSMATVLTIAFPAFTAVFYGVAVLVALSRVYLGLHYPTDIAIGAMLGTVTALVIA